A region of the Gymnogyps californianus isolate 813 chromosome 20, ASM1813914v2, whole genome shotgun sequence genome:
AGCCTGCGCCCTACGTCCCCGTGGGACAGCCCTGCCCTCCCGCCCTCCGGCTTAAGAGCATTATCCAGATAATCCTGGCCTGGCGGCAAAGCAGCGTGGCAGTGATGAACTCCTCTGAGGCATGCAAGGGTCGAGCACACACGCCGTTAATTACTGTAGCAGACGCCTGCTTCCTTCCCTGGCCCCCTCCTCGCACCGAGACCCCGACCAGCACCCACATCCCGAGGGACGTCATGTCCCCCAGATGCATCGTCCCCATGGGCACGGTGCATCCGGCTGACACTGGATGGCACGGCACAGCTCACGGGGGCACAGCCAGGCCCCATGCCCCCCACCACAACCCACACTGCTTCCCATTACCCCAGGCTTCCAGGACCCCAAATTACAAAGAGCTCCCTTCAGCATGGCGAAGATGACCCCCTAAAAAAGCCAGGCCTGCCATGGCTTTGGAGAGCCAGGGACAGGGGATGCAGTGGAGCAGGGCAGATGGAGCCGTGTCTGGCACCGTAACCCCCCGGCTGCACCAGCACCGTGGGGCCCAGACCCCGCTTTCTGCTGGGGCAAACCCCCGTGGGCACTGGGGGCTGGTGTGGCCCCATGGCTGGGACAGGCCTGCAGGTCAGTGCACAGGGTGGCAGGAGAGAGACAGGATCAGGCCCTGCACTGCCACCACCCAGGGGGCATCGCCAATCCCCCCAGCCTGGGTGAGGGTTCCGAGACCCCCGTCCCCACGTCCCTCAGACCCATGGCACGTCCCCACCGCGCACCAGCCCATCGATGCCAAATCAAGGCCATGGTGACGTCGAGCGTGGCGGTGCTGCACGGAAATCGGGGTGCTGGACTGGGACCCCTGCCAGCTGGGAGACAGGGAGCGGGTGTGAGCTCCCAGCACACAGGGGGGCACAGGGTGGATGGGACCCCACGGCTCCCAGTGCTGGGAAGAGCTTGGCACCTCCCGGGGCATCCCTACCTCTAACAGTCTGGGAAATGCACATGCAGAGTTTAATTAACTTTATTGATATTCAGAAATTAGGGGACTGACTAGAGGTAATTGCTCATTAGAAATCATTAAACTGACGCTGTAAGCACCAGCCTCCCTCGGGGGAAGActgccctgcccagggcccGGCTCCCAGGACAGAGCCAGGGACACGGACCCCCCTCCAGCCTTGCTGCCCCTCGGCAGGGCAGGAGATGGGGGTGCCATGGCCTTGCCCCTCTTGCTGCCCTGAAGAAGGTCCCCCACacatgcccccccccccccaagcaagAGGGCTGTGGCAGCAGCACCGGGTGGCAGAGCGAGACGGGAATAGCAGCGGGCACAGGGCCACGGCGCCCTTCCCCGGCTGGGCTCAGCTGCCAGATGGGGAGTTTATGTAACTCCCGGCacggctgctgcctgcagctcggCTGAGCCGTGCGGGCAGCCTGCATCCCGCTGCCTGCATCCCACCAGGCCCAGCAGGGCCGGAcccctgccctctccttgcCCCGTGCATGCTGCCCACCATTGGCGTGGCCACAATGGATcggggcacccccagccctggtGGGTTCCCCCCAAACCCCGGCGGGTCCTCAATCCTGTTTTTTGGGGCAGCGGAGCCGCAAGGTGTCGAGGCTGCCGGGCTGCCCATGCCCCATGGGTGGCAGAGCTAACGAGCCGAGCTGGGTGTTGGCTGCTCTCCTTGGGAAGGACCAACACCCACCATCCCTGCGTCTCCCCTACGCCCTCCCCAGAGCCGGAGGGGTCACCCCAAGCgaggcgggggggtgggggtgggtgggaggaagagCCCAATGCCCCCAAGGCCCACAGTGGGGACCCTGCACGGAGGGACCGGCTCGCAGCCCGCCGCTGGGCATAGCCGGCCGGGGGGTGACTCGAAGGGCTCGGTGGATGGGGGAGCGAGTCCCGCCGGGCGGTGCCGTGCCCGCCCAGCCCCCGGTGCAgcggtgcccccccccccatcgcCGGTAATACCGGCGGAGGGGCTGTCGCCGGAGCCCGCCGGGGGCGGCGTTGCACCAGCCCGGCTGCAAACCGCTCTGCACGCCTCCGGCGGCTCCTGCTCCCCGCGCCAccagggtggggggggcgggtaacggggggggggggggggcggaattCTCGCTTCACCGGGAGGAGATGGGGGGAGCGCTCCCGCCGCACCGGGGGCGAGCGCAAGTTGGCAAAGTTTGGCGGCGGCGGAACGGGGCTGGGGCCACCGGTACCGGGGGCGGTTGGTGTGTACGggggaggggtgtgtgtgtgtaaccGGGATCGGGGGGTTaccgggggccggggggaggtgggggggtgggtgtcCGGATCGGGGCCGGCGCTTACCGTGGGCCGGTGCGCGGAGCAGCGCGGCGAGGAGCGGCAGGAgcagggcgggcggcggcggcgagccCATGGCCGGCGGCGGTCAGCACCGCGGACAGCTCCGCGCTGCGGGCacgggccgcgccgcgccgtaACGCTCCGAGTGCGGCGCCCGCCAatcccggggccgggggcctccccccaccgccgccgccgtAACGCTCCGAGTGCGGCGCCCGCCAatcccggggccgggggggcgggggggggagggtggggggggaagggaggaggggggggggaagctccCCGCCTCTCCCCCGCCGTAACGCTCCGAGTGTGGCGCCCGCCAATCCTGCAGGCTGGGAAGGGGGgctcctccctgccacccccccctcccaccccgccccccccgcgccgTAAGTCTCCGAGTGCGGCGCCTCCGAATGCTGGGAGCTGaaggctgggggaggaggatCTACCTAACCCCCCCTCCAAATACCGGAGAGCCCCCGGGCTGGGGATCCACCGAGGGCTGCGGGAAAGGTCCTCGGTGCCCACCCCATCATATCCTGCCTCCCCCCATTGCCAGCCCCCCAGGCTGCACCCTCCAGGACACTCACCCCAGCCAcacgcagcccccagccccagggaccccccccccatccctaAATAGCCCCAATTGGAGCTGGGCTCATCATCCCCCAGGCAGAGAAACCTGGGCCCAGGGCAGCCCTCGCAGCCGGGCATGGCACAGAGGGGGGGCCCTTATTCCTTATGGCAAGGGGCCGACACCCGCTCCCCAGCCCCCTGGCTCGGGGTCCCGCTCCCCCGGGagggccgggcggcggggggcagccagccctgcagcaggcagatggTGTTGGCACCAGCACCGAACGGCTCCGCGCTGGCTGCTGGACGGCTCTCGCgtgtgttaaaaataaaaaaaaaaccagctctttGTTTAATAACCCCCTCCCCGTCTCCGCCAAGGCCCAGATGGCTTCGCCTCTCCGTGCTGATGCCGTGCACGGCACGGATCCCTTGCAGCCCggccagccctggctgcaaaCACGGCCCACGCAACCATCACCGGCcgggtttttatttttaatcccaGGCCCTGCTTTGCCGACACGCACCGCTCCTGCCACGGAGAACGGCAAACCACACGCTGCACGGCTCGGCACGGGGAGGAAAGAGCAGTGGCCGGCCCCAGGGCACGGGCTGCGTGCCACCAGCCCCACGGCCACGGTGAGAGCGGGGCAGGCAGCGACGCCGCGGTCCTTCTCATCCCGGGGGGTCTGCGGTGTGGGTGGGGGGCAGCCGGTGCTCCCGCAAAGCATTTTCAGTGCTAAACCCGAAACTTTGATCCGCCGGTAGCTCCATCAATGTTTAATGCACCAAAGCCCTGGTAGGGCTTGGAAGATGAGCATTTTGAGGCCAAATTGAAGTTTCTAATATTATgatattcaaataattttaatctgCCCGACACTTCCCCAGGCGCGTACCTGGACTGCTAATGAGGGGCTGCCTTCGGCGGCTGTTGGTTTTGACACAAAGCAAACAAGCCCTTTGCAGATGCCTTCAAAGCGTCGGGGATGGCGACGGATGGCCGGGGAGGTAAACGGAGGCAAGCGCAGCCGGAGCTGGCATGCTGCGGCCGGGCAGGGAGGACGCTGCGCTCCCCACAGCCACGTGGCCCCGGCTCCCTGGGGAGCCACGTTGCTCCCTAATTCTTTTTTAAGTGCTGGTTTGCACTTGCTGGAGGATGAGGCCGGCGCAGCCCGGCACGAAGCGCTTGCACGTCTGATGATGGGCTTTTGGGAAACTTCAGCCGCCATCCCAGAGTGCAGCGGGTGCAGTGGGTGCAATGGATGCGGTGGGTGCAATGGATGCAGCGGGTGCAGTGGATGCAGCGGGTGCAGTGGGTTCAATGGATGCAGCGGGTACGGCGGGCGCAGCAGGTACGGCGCTCAGCAGGCAGCAAGCCgctgctgagccctgcctgGCCTTGGCCAGAGCTCCTCAttccccatttctccagcccCACACGGATCTGAGCCAGGGTggctcctgcagcctgtgccaggATGTTCCCCAAAACCCCATCCCACCCCGCCATGCCAGTGCCAGCCCCGAGCtttcccagccagccagccagcccgcGCAGGGAATATTTCATCTTTACTGTGCTCTCGGCACAGCTCTCCTGACCCGCGCCAACTGCTTTAGGAAATGGATTTCTTCCTGCCACGAGCGTTGCCTCCGGTTAATTTAAACCCAGGTCAAGAGGACGACGGCAGGGATGCTGGAGACCAGGTGCCCTCTACCCTCCAGCGCAGGGCTAGGTGGGCACCCCGAAAAATTCACCCCAAGGCAAGATGAGcccatgcagctgctttttggggTCTGGGGGTGCAGACCTCCCCGATGCCTGAGGTCAGCCCTGGTTGGGGTCATCTGTGCAATGAAAGCAATGGCTTGAGGGGTCCCACCGAGCCCTGGGGACGGTCGCCGGCGCCGGAGGGGACGGCCGTGCCACGGTGGGTGTTCCACCCGCCGTGGCACGGCCGTCCCCTCCGGCGCCGGCGAccgtccccccaccccaccgaCAGCCTCCCCGGCTTCGTAGCAGCACGAGCGCGGCTTTTCCAGCCCGATCTATTAACGTGCCGTTAACGGGAGAGGAGTTCATTTTTGCCATTTAATGTTTCACGGATAATTAATTATTCTTCATCTTCccagcaaaaaaaggaagagcaggtaGAGGGGctgttcaaagcaaaaaaaaaaagcaagctgaaacCCGGGGAAACTGGTGAATTACTTGTAACATCAAAGGTGAGGGAGGATGTGCTGATTTAATGGGGCACCGTGCGGTGCAGAGCCCTGGGCGTCGCGGTGATGCTGAGACCGGCACGCACTCGCTGCACTGGTGGTCCTAGGCAGCGGCGTGGATGAGGGGCCCGGGGCGAGGAGCCCGGCCTTTGCCTGCGCTCCCTGGTTGCCTCCTCTCACCTCCCCATCGCTGTCAGCCGCTGGTTTTGCCTTTGCACGATGCCGGGGTGTCCCGGTGACCCAGCTGGGCACCACGGATGGAAGGGGCTGGAAATCCCCCCCCCGGCCTGGCGTGGGCCTCCCACGCTCCCCGATGCTTCATCCATCACCGGAGGCGAGcggcaaaataaataatgatatttAACATCTCGTAATAACGACAATTAACCAGTAAATAATGCCTTTTACATCACAAAAGCCAGAGTAAATTAATTCCCCTAATTAGCTGTCAGGCAGCACGGGGCAGTGGCGGCAGTGGGCAAAActggcagcccctgcccgcgTTATCCCCCGCACCGAGGCATCGCTGAGTGTCCCCAAACCCCAAATCACACCCCAAAATTTTGCAGGCTTGCAAAATCCAGCACAGCTGGTGGGACACGGGGCTCCGCACCGCATCCCGGCTGCTCTGGTGAGCCCTAAATCACGCCTATCTCCCGttacaaaaaataacaacaacaacaaaagatgGCAACAGAATAGTTTATGGCCATAATAAATCATgccggaggaaaaaaaaaacctgttcgCCTTGAAGCAAGCGGGGGGTTTCCCATCGGCACGCAAACGGGAGCGTTACTGAGCCCCGCATCCCACTGCAGCCGGAGCTGGCAGCGAccggcagggagggaaagggggatttattgaaaacaattttccatCACACTTATCCCACCCACTCGCTCTGATCTCGCCGGCAGTGCtgtggggccgggggggccccGCTGCAGTGGGGGGTGAAGGTGACGGGGGGGTGCAGTGCTCTGTGGTCCCCTGGGGTGCGGGGTTGGGGGGCTGGTCCTGGTGGTCCCTGTGCCATGCTGGGGCCAGGGCAAGCGGAGGGTGCCATGTGCCGGGTGCCGTGTGCCGTGTGCCAAGAAGGGATAAAAATATCCATTGGCAGCGGTGCGGAGgcggctggggaaggaggggcccgaaccccccccgccccgtgctGCCGGCTGTGCCGTCGCTGCCAGACGAGCTGCCTTTCGCGGTGGGACTGGGTGCTGGCATTGGGGGGGGAATGGGGATGCTCCAGCCCGGCCAGCCGTGTCAGGGTGGAAGGATGTGGCCCCCACATGCCCCCACCATCCCCGCgggggctggagggcagccAAGGCTCTGCCACCCGCTCGGCTTGGCCGGACTCTGTCCCGTCCCTCCCCTTGGCTCGGCTCCCGGCTGCCTGTGGGGACGGGGACGAGGACGAGGACGGACATGGctgcccccagccagccccaccaGGCCACCTACGACGCCATCGTCATCGGGGCCGGCATCCAGGGCTCTTTTGCCGCCTACCACCTGGCCCAGCACCTCAGGGacaccctgctgctggagcaggtaacggtgtccccagccctgccatgtccccagccctgccatgTCCCCGTCCCACCATGTCCCCAGCCCCGTCACACTGGGGTGGGTGCCTGCAGACCTGGCTGCCCTCTGCCACGGCACAGAgcggagctgctgctggcaccccTGGTCCCCGGTGCCAGCACCCCTGTGTTCCCAGCGCCAGGGCCCCCATGTCCCCAGTGCCACCCAGTGCCAGGACCCCCATCTCCCCAGTGCCAGGCTCCCCATTTCGTGCTGTTTCCCAGCGCCACAGTTggcagggcaggctgtgtcCCCAGGTGCCCGTGGCGGCACAGCGGCGGTGCGCGCAGGGCCGGTGGGGTTGGGGGGTGGCGGTGGCTGCAGTCACCTCCACgtcccccctgccccgcagTTCATCCTGCCCCACTCACGGGGCAGCTCGCACGGGCAGAGCCGCATCACCCGCAGCGCCTACCCCCGGGTGCCCTACGCCCGCATGATGCCCGACAGCTTCCGACTCTGGCAGCGGCTGGAGGCCGAGGCCGGCACCAGCCTTTACAGGTGACAGGGATGGGGACGCAGCCCCCGCCGGGCACCGTCCTCTCCCCAtggggccgggctgggggctgcagctgctgccccgTCAGGGCGCAGCGCTGGGCAGGATAAGGCCATCCTGGCAGGCAGCCATCGGCTCCGGCTAATTTATGGGGCTCCATAAAGGAAGGGCCATTAAGGAAATGAGCATCTAAACGATTCCCCACTGCTGGGGTCAGGGCTGACGGCGCTTGCTGTATTTGGAGCGGCGAGTGCAATGCCAGCATCCCCATGCATCACCCCACACGCCCTGCCCGTATCACCCAGCATCCCACCATGGGGTGCCCCGGCACCAGGGCGCAGCACATCCCGAGCACCACGGGTGCCATCGCGCCTCTGTTTCCCCCAGGGGCAAAGCAAGGGGGGGGGCTGCATGGGGAGGGGGCGAGGGGAGAGCTGACGTGGCTGGTGGGGCGCAGGCAGACggggctggtggtgctggggCCGGTGGGCAACCCGGAGCTGGAGGCCTGCCAGCGTAGCCTGGGTGCTGGTGAGGTCCTCGACGCCACGGCGCTGGCCCAACGCTTCCCCGGCCTCCGAGTCCACGCCGGTGAGGTGGCCGTGTGGGATGGCACCGGCGGGGTGCTCTTCGCCGACCGGGCACTGCGGGCGGTGCAGGTGGGTGCTGCCAAGGGGACGGGATGGAGGTTCCCTGGCTCCGTCCCCGCAGCCACCTCCCGTCACCATCCCCACCCAGGACGTCTTTCGCCGGCACGGGGGCACCCTGCGGGATGGGGAGAAGGTGCTGCGCATCGAACCCGGGGCCATGCTCACCGTCACCACCACCGTCGGGGTGTATCGAGCCCCCCGGCTCATCATCACGGCCGGAGCCTGGACCGGCACCCTCGTGGCACCCCTGGGTCTCTGCCTGCCGCTGCAGGTAAGGGTCAGCGGCACCGCAGGGCGACGCGGCCACGGCCAGGGCTAACACGGTGACCCCAGCCCCTGCGCATCAATGTCTGCTACTGGAGGGAGAAGGAGCCGGGGAGCCCCAGCGCAGGCAGAGCCGGTCCCTGCTTCATGGCCCTGGGGCTGAGCCGAGCCCCCCACGGCGTCTATGGGCTGCCCGCCCTCGAGTACCCAGGGCTGGTCAAGGTGAGTGGGGCCACGGTGGCAGTGGGGGCACCCCACAGCTGGCCCCCCTGACCGGCTGCCCCCCAGGTGTGCTACCACCACGGCAGCCCTGCTGACCCTGAGGAGCGGGACCGGGTCCCCCCAGGAGTCCCCCATCCCGACGTCGCCCTCCTGACCAGCTTCATCAGCAGCTACCTGCCCAGGCTGGAGCCCCGGCCGGCTGTGGTGGAGACCTGCCTCTACACGGTGAGACCCCCTCCAGGAGTGGGACCCAGGCGTCTGGGGTCCTAacctctcccccaccccaaggTGGACCTTGCCATTCCTCCCCCCCGCAACCTGGTGGTCCAGAAGAGGACCCTGGACCCCACACCCTCACACCATGGCTCTCCCAGAACACCCCAGATGAAGACTTCATCCTGGACCGGCACCCCAAGTTCAGCAATATCATTATCGGGGCCGGCTTCTCGGGTAGGCGAGGGCACCCGGCCTCCCCCGGCACCCCAGAGCTGGCCAGGGCCGTGGGGGTGGCTGtgccccccccacaccccccttTTCCCCCAGGCCACGGGTTCAAGCTGGCACCAGTGGTGGGGAAGCTGCTGTGTGAGCTGAGCCTGGGCGAGGAGCCATCCCACAGCACGGCCCCCTTTGCCATCACCCGCTTCCCCGGCGTGCTCCGGGCTGCACTGTAGGTGCGGGGCCCCGGCCGTGCCCGCACGGCATCGCACTGGCCTGCAGCTGTGTCCCTGCATCCCAGTGTCCTTACACCCCAGTGTGCCGGCATCCCCGCATCCCCGCATCCTCACATATCTCCATCTCCCTTTATGCTGGTGTCCCAATAtgctgcaccccagcacccctccaccccccccgCGCCAGCTACTCTGCATCCCCACATCCCCATACTCCATCATCCCAGCACCCAGTATCCTGGcccccctccatcccagcagccCTCCATCTGtgcaccccagcacccctgcatccctgcatcccAGCACCCTGGCATCCCCATACCCCTGCATCCCTGCTACCTGCATCCCAGCACCCCTGTGTCCCCACATCCCACATCCCagcatccctgcatccctgtACCCCTGCATCCTGCATCCTGAGAACCCAGCATCCCCACATCCCACATGCCAGCATCCCTGCACCCTGCATCCTGACAACCCAGCATCCCCACATCCCAGTATCCTGGTACCCCGCATCTCTCCATCCCCACATCCCAGCATCCCTGCACCCCTGCACCCTGACAACCCAGCATCCCCACATCCCAGTATCCTGGTACCCCGCATCTCTCCATCCCCACATCCCAGCATCCCTGCACCCCTGCACCCTGACAACCCAGCATCCCCACATCCCAGTATCCTGGTACCCTGCATCTCTCCATCCCCACATCCCAGCATCCCTGCACCCTGCATCCTGACAACCCAGCATCCCCACATCCCAGTATCCTGGTACCCTGCATCCCTGCACCCCCACATCCCAGCATCCTGGTACCCTGCATCCCCACATCCCAGCACCCCTGCATCTCTCCATCCCCACATCCCAGCATCCTGGTAGCCTGCATCCCCGCACCCCCACATCCCAGCATCCTGGTACCCTGCCTCCCCACATCCCGGCATTCCCCATGCCGCACGGTGCCAAGCCGTCTGCCGAGCACCCGCTCCCCGGAAACAAATTAAGGAGCTTTGTCAGCCTCATGAAGATGGAGCTGGAACAGTGCGGAGAGACACACTCACTTAGGAGTcaagttaaatgttttaatgttaaatgtgccattttattatcattagaTCGCTCCCACTTAATGAAAGCGCATTAGCGCAGCATGGCTTTATGGCAGCGAGCGCCAAGCTCGGCCCATTTGTTTCCAAGAGATGGTGGGGAAAGGGCTCAAACGACCTGGTTTGCCAGGGTCCCGGGGGTGCGGGGGTCCTGGGGGTCCCCGGGGTCCtcggggctgggagaggggggtggtgggggtggcagggaccAGCACCcggcccggggccggcgggTGCCGGAGCTGAGGCTGAGCCGCGTGCCGCACAGGCGGCCGGCAATGCACATCATCATCTCCTCCGCGTTAAATAATTAACGCCGGCAGGCAGAGGGCTCCCATCCCCGCTGCTCATCTGCATATTTATGAAGATTGATAAATGATTCAGTGCCGGCACCCACGAGGGCcgtctcccccctcccctccccatcaCCCGTGGGTGCAGCGGGCTCAGGGAAGGTGCCAGGCTCGGCCCTTCCATACAGCCCCGCATCCTTGCCGGGGCTGGATCCATCCCACTAGACCCCGCCACCATGCAAACACCCCCCCAAAACGGGGTGACCCCCCCCCGGCACgcggagcaggcagcagccggTGTCACCAGCCagaaatgacatttattttcatactgaaagTAAAGGGGGTAGGGGGGGGAACGCACAGCTGGGCTAGTGCAAAACAACCAGGCAggggcggggggctggggggggtgtgACAACAACCCGGGGGGTGTGTGGGACCCCGTCCCCATGTCCCCTTCCCGGCTGCAGGGCGGCTGCTCCCCAGGGCCCGGCCAGCGAGAGACGTCTTTGGCTCAACTAAAAGGGGCTTAAGAGGACCAGGGGGTGCCcaggattggggggggggggggggagtttaAGTTATAAAATAAGGAGCCATCAGGCACTGAGGAATAAATCCAGGATGCCGGAGCTGCCGGCTCCGCCGCCGAGGACAGATGGGAGGTGGGAGGGTGGGGGCAACatgggggctgcagccagcgAGCCGGCCGGGCTGCTCCCCCCATGGCCAGGGCCGGGGGGCGGCTGCGTGTGTCCTCCCACCCCGTGCCGAAGAAATACCGGCTACGCGGGGCGGCCCCGTGGAGCTGAGTGTTTCTGGGGCGATGGGAAATGGTGGGGGGGGGGCTAGGCGGGGGTCTCGGCGGCCCGGCTCTCCGCCTCGCTGGCGCTGGGGGAGCTGCGGGAGGAGCGGCGTGTGCTTTGCCCGGCGTCCTGCTCCTCGTCCCATCTGTTGTAGGCGAAGTGGTGCCGGGAGCTCGGGGGGCTGTGTGGGAGAGAGCAGAGTTAgtgggggtcgggggggggggggctccaTGCCCCCAGCATGCTGCAGTGCCGCAGCAGGGCTCGGC
Encoded here:
- the PIPOX gene encoding peroxisomal sarcosine oxidase; amino-acid sequence: MAAPSQPHQATYDAIVIGAGIQGSFAAYHLAQHLRDTLLLEQFILPHSRGSSHGQSRITRSAYPRVPYARMMPDSFRLWQRLEAEAGTSLYRQTGLVVLGPVGNPELEACQRSLGAGEVLDATALAQRFPGLRVHAGEVAVWDGTGGVLFADRALRAVQDVFRRHGGTLRDGEKVLRIEPGAMLTVTTTVGVYRAPRLIITAGAWTGTLVAPLGLCLPLQPLRINVCYWREKEPGSPSAGRAGPCFMALGLSRAPHGVYGLPALEYPGLVKVCYHHGSPADPEERDRVPPGVPHPDVALLTSFISSYLPRLEPRPAVVETCLYTNTPDEDFILDRHPKFSNIIIGAGFSGHGFKLAPVVGKLLCELSLGEEPSHSTAPFAITRFPGVLRAAL